Proteins found in one Nitrososphaera sp. genomic segment:
- a CDS encoding winged helix-turn-helix domain-containing protein, whose amino-acid sequence MKYRSRTDIAAQILHAANGGASKTKIMYRAFLSYAQLKEYLTLLLENNLLVLEGEQAASYRTTEKGHRFLSIYDKIGEYVHLDSEAAG is encoded by the coding sequence ATGAAATACCGGAGCAGAACTGACATAGCAGCTCAGATTCTGCACGCTGCTAATGGCGGAGCGTCAAAGACTAAGATAATGTACAGGGCCTTTCTGTCATATGCTCAGCTTAAGGAATACCTTACACTCCTACTTGAGAATAACCTGCTTGTGCTTGAGGGAGAACAAGCAGCAAGCTATAGGACGACGGAGAAAGGCCACCGTTTTCTAAGCATATACGACAAGATAGGAGAGTATGTACACCTGGACAGCGAAGCTGCAGGGTAG